A single region of the Neodiprion pinetum isolate iyNeoPine1 chromosome 5, iyNeoPine1.2, whole genome shotgun sequence genome encodes:
- the ssh gene encoding protein phosphatase Slingshot isoform X7 has protein sequence MFYLLRPEETLKMAVKLESVHPGRTRYLVVVSCTGRQDAEESCLLGIDCHARATVGLVLRVLADTAITLDGDGGFSVSVCGCQHIFKPVSVQAMWSALQTLHKVSSKAREQNYFLGGLSHDWVNYYEQRIESDRSCLNEWHTMDNLESRRPPSPDSERSKPREREETERVIRSTLKEIMMSVDLDEVTSKYIRGRLEEDLDMDLGEFKPFIDQEMLTILGQMDAPTEIFEHVYLGSEWNASNLEELQKNGVRHILNVTREIDNFFPGMFNYLNVRVYDDEKTDLLKHWDDTFKYITKAKKEGSKVLVHCKMGVSRSASVVIAYAMKAYNWDYSQALKHVKDKRSCIKPNSSFVSQLETYQGILDAMKNKEKLQRSKSDTNLKSPTMVKDQVKKEEKVDSVDTDNLLQAPGTELKRNGQRPKSWSPDAEVSENMLPAVSLSQSLERLDNTGSSEITREDLLRGTNTSKSAEDQEARNVLMPCDNGQSYSVSQNKIVHLPGPDTPSVKHRVNELETQGQRRKGLVLNLTNQFEAATSKPSSPGSDSDVKPLSQSPPPPSCVGEANEKQENPDTEEAWDPSDKQSDKESLVSTQTTHPTGTTPSAINNSECLVWTASAEYKTNTDSNRDTSSNGVVTISESECIAGQPTAVYPNLISRRSRKDGDPFSTQLDRVFDREERRGEPARDSPSRQSSWSSYDSAVIMDNNSVHSSWATLPSRNSSWGSYDMRPSDPLGSSGLFPYDKEEIPWHPGTVKRTKQKLEESTSTVNKRVCTQDSDPDDKSERLTAGDEDAPVEAYNPVLLHYTASPTPRRRDSPPTHESSPKIGTVRESASSAGGIDIKPGVTSVRALGRLSTSAPAPSSLSSESDLPSPLRSCRSESETNSPCVVNTSQCPSVMHHKMVLESLSNKSMFNKRCLSVDDSPEFECPRSSSGIVKNLKKEFEAKSTKPEKSPENNEPVEVLPNTRQKKDNKIRSLPSSPVIAHNDSKIRCASVNGSKDKDKDAKKQDVESPQPETAEDLSVKVLVGKYEFAKPEPRRTSEIQLRVHKDKDKDKDKDAMEVHPPAKSRIAPELSRRSAPIMINHSPLFPEAPEAPGRPPSVPSPSVVVASVVAKAASKKQQQHGRSHPLAMLRVRPRHSSPVYNTM, from the exons GCTGTCAAGTTGGAGTCCGTCCATCCTGGAAGGACGCGGTACCTGGTCGTAGTGTCCTGTACAGGCAGACAGGATGCGGAAGAGAGTTGTCTTCTGGGCATAGATTGCCACGCGAGGGCAACAGTTGGCCTCGTTTTAAGAGTGCTGGCCGACACAGCGATCACGTTGGACGGCGATGG GGGCTTCAGCGTCAGCGTTTGCGGTTGTCAGCACATCTTCAAACCAGTATCCGTGCAAGCCATGTG GTCAGCTTTGCAAACGCTTCACAAGGTGTCCAGCAAAGCTCGAGAGCAGAACTATTTTCTCGGGGGTTTGTCCCATGACTGGGTCAATTACTATGAGCAACGGATCGAGAGTGACCGCTCGTGCCTCAACGAGTGGCACACAATGGATAATCTTGAATCCCGCAGGCCACCGTCTCCGGACAGTGAGCGCAGCAA acccagggagagagaggaaaCTGAGCGTGTTATCAGATCAACTTTGAAAGAGATCATGATGTCCGTTGATCTCGACGAGGTAACCTCAAAGTACATCAGAGGTCGTCTCGAGGAAGACCTCGACATGGATCTCGGAGAATTCAAACCATTCATTGATCAAGAAATGCTAACTATATTGGGGCAGATGGATGCGCCAACCGAGATATTCGAGCACGTTTACCTCGGCAGCGAATGGAATGCCAGCAATTTAGAAGAGCTGCAAAAAAATGG agTGAGGCACATCTTGAACGTTACAAGAGaaatcgacaattttttcccaGGGATGTTCAATTACTTGAATGTCCGCGTTTACGATGATGAAAAAACGGATTTGCTCAAACATTGGGATGACACGTTTAAATATATAACGAAGGCGAAGAAGGAGGGTTCAAAAGTGCTGGTTCATTGTAAAATGGGAGTTTCCAGGTCGGCTTCGGTTGTGATTGCCTACGCTATGAAGGCCTACAACTGGGACTACTCGCAAGCCCTGAAACACGTAAAAGATAAACGAAGCTGCATAAAGCCAAACAGTAGTTTCGTATCGCAACTCGAAACGTATCAGGGCATTTTAGATGCCATGAAGAACAAGGAGAAATTACAAAGGTCCAAATCTGACACGAATTTAAAGTCACCGACGATGGTCAAAGACCAAGttaagaaggaagaaaaagttgACAGTGTTGATACCGATAATCTACTCCAAGCACCTGGTACCGAATTAAAACGTAACGGTCAGAGACCGAAAAGCTGGTCACCGGATGCAGAAGTTTCGGAAAATATGCTCCCTGCCG TGTCTTTATCGCAGTCGCTTGAGAGGCTGGATAATACCGGTAGTTCGGAAATAACGCGAGAGGATTTGCTGCGCGGTACGAATACGAGTAAAAGCGCGGAAGACCAGGAGGCGAGGAACGTCCTTATGCCGTGCGACAACGGCCAATCGTACAGTGtttcacaaaataaaataGTTCACCTACCTGGGCCAGACACACCGAGTGTTAAGCACAGAGTAAACGAGCTGGAAACTCAAGGACAGAGGAGAAAAGGACTGGTTTTGAACCTGACGAACCAGTTCGAGGCAGCAACCAGCAAACCTTCATCCCCTGGTTCGGATTCCGACGTTAAACCACTTTCTCAAAGCCCGCCTCCACCCTCTTGCGTCGGCGAGGCGAATGAAAAGCAAGAAAACCCGGATACCGAAGAAGCGTGGGACCCGAGTGATAAGCAGAGTGATAAGGAGAGCCTAGTCTCGACACAAACGACTCATCCAACTGGAACAACACCGTCTGCAATTAACAATAGTGAATGTCTAGTCTGGACTGCATCGGCAGAATATAAAACTAACACCGATTCGAACAGGGATACTAGTTCTAACGGGGTAGTGACTATTAGTGAGAGTGAGTGTATTGCCGGCCAACCAACGGCCGTTTATCCAAATTTAATCAGTCGACGGTCAAGGAAGGACGGAGACCCGTTCAGCACGCAACTGGACAGGGTATTCGACAGGGAAGAAAGGCGGGGCGAACCGGCGAGGGATTCACCGAGTCGTCAGAGCTCCTGGAGCAGTTACGACAGTGCGGTCATAATGGACAACAATTCGGTACACAGTTCGTGGGCCACGTTGCCATCGAGAAACAGTTCGTGGGGGTCTTACGACATGCGACCTTCCGACCCGCTCGGATCTAGTGGTTTGTTTCCTTACGACAAGGAGGAAATACCGTGGCATCCTGGTACGGTCAAGAGAACGAAACAAAAACTTGAGGAAAGCACGAGCACCGTGAACAAAAGAGTCTGTACACAGGATTCGGACCCTGACGATAAGTCGGAGCGGCTCACGGCGGGTGATGAGGACGCTCCCGTCGAGGCCTACAACCCCGTTCTTCTTCATTATACAGCCTCGCCAACTCCCAGGCGGAGGGACTCGCCTCCCACGCATGAATCTAGTCCGAAAATTGGAACTGTCAGGGAGTCAGCAAGCTCTGCTGGAGGGATAGACATTAAACCTGGAGTGACGAGCGTTAGAGCGCTGGGAAGATTGTCGACAAGCGCACCAGCTCCCTCGTCATTGTCCTCGGAATCGGACCTGCCCTCGCCGCTGAGATCATGCAGGTCTGAGAGCGAAACAAACTCACCGTGCGTTGTGAACACTTCGCAATGTCCCTCGGTGATGCATCACAAAATGGTTTTGGAAAGTTTGAGCAACAAATCAATGTTCAATAAGCGGTGTCTCTCCGTCGACGACTCACCCGAGTTCGAATGCCCCAGGAGTAGTTCCGGCATAGTGAAGAATCTTAAAAAAGAATTCGAGGCCAAGTCAACGAAGCCTGAAAAGAGCCCTGAGAATAACGAGCCTGTTGAAGTATTGCCTAATACTCGGCAAAAAAAGGATAACAAGATAAGGAGCTTGCCGTCGTCTCCCGTCATCGCTCATAACGATTCGAAGATCCGATGCGCGTCGGTAAACGGTTCTAAGGACAAGGACAAGGACGCGAAGAAGCAGGATGTCGAATCACCACAGCCGGAAACTGCCGAGGATTTATCCGTGAAAGTCCTGGTCGGAAAATACGAATTTGCCAAGCCAGAACCACGAAGAACCTCGGAGATACAACTAAGAGTTCACAAAGATAAGGATAAGGATAAGGATAAAGATGCAATGGAAGTTCACCCACCAGCCAAGTCTAGAATAGCTCCGGAATTGTCGAGGAGATCCGCGCCCATAATGATAAATCATTCGCCTCTATTTCCCGAGGCGCCAGAAGCGCCGGGAAGGCCTCCATCGGTTCCGTCACCCAGCGTCGTTGTCGCAAGCGTCGTTGCAAAGGCAGCAAGCAAAAAGCAGCAGCAACACGGCAGATCACATCCTTTGGCTATGCTCCGAGTTAGACCCAGGCACAGCAGTCCGGTTTACAACACTATGTAA
- the ssh gene encoding protein phosphatase Slingshot isoform X8: protein MTLLRGSLVCIVVLVVLPVLLRIARILANNYGPFFALLGALKLARSALQTLHKVSSKAREQNYFLGGLSHDWVNYYEQRIESDRSCLNEWHTMDNLESRRPPSPDSERSKPREREETERVIRSTLKEIMMSVDLDEVTSKYIRGRLEEDLDMDLGEFKPFIDQEMLTILGQMDAPTEIFEHVYLGSEWNASNLEELQKNGVRHILNVTREIDNFFPGMFNYLNVRVYDDEKTDLLKHWDDTFKYITKAKKEGSKVLVHCKMGVSRSASVVIAYAMKAYNWDYSQALKHVKDKRSCIKPNSSFVSQLETYQGILDAMKNKEKLQRSKSDTNLKSPTMVKDQVKKEEKVDSVDTDNLLQAPGTELKRNGQRPKSWSPDAEVSENMLPAVSLSQSLERLDNTGSSEITREDLLRGTNTSKSAEDQEARNVLMPCDNGQSYSVSQNKIVHLPGPDTPSVKHRVNELETQGQRRKGLVLNLTNQFEAATSKPSSPGSDSDVKPLSQSPPPPSCVGEANEKQENPDTEEAWDPSDKQSDKESLVSTQTTHPTGTTPSAINNSECLVWTASAEYKTNTDSNRDTSSNGVVTISESECIAGQPTAVYPNLISRRSRKDGDPFSTQLDRVFDREERRGEPARDSPSRQSSWSSYDSAVIMDNNSVHSSWATLPSRNSSWGSYDMRPSDPLGSSGLFPYDKEEIPWHPGTVKRTKQKLEESTSTVNKRVCTQDSDPDDKSERLTAGDEDAPVEAYNPVLLHYTASPTPRRRDSPPTHESSPKIGTVRESASSAGGIDIKPGVTSVRALGRLSTSAPAPSSLSSESDLPSPLRSCRSESETNSPCVVNTSQCPSVMHHKMVLESLSNKSMFNKRCLSVDDSPEFECPRSSSGIVKNLKKEFEAKSTKPEKSPENNEPVEVLPNTRQKKDNKIRSLPSSPVIAHNDSKIRCASVNGSKDKDKDAKKQDVESPQPETAEDLSVKVLVGKYEFAKPEPRRTSEIQLRVHKDKDKDKDKDAMEVHPPAKSRIAPELSRRSAPIMINHSPLFPEAPEAPGRPPSVPSPSVVVASVVAKAASKKQQQHGRSHPLAMLRVRPRHSSPVYNTM from the exons ATGACGTTGCTTCGTGGATCTTTAGTGTGTATCGTAGTGTTGGTAGTGTTGCCCGTTCTGCTACGGATCGCAAGGATTCTGGCCAACAATTATGGTCCCTTCTTCGCTCTCCTAGGAGCCCTGAAATTGGCTAG GTCAGCTTTGCAAACGCTTCACAAGGTGTCCAGCAAAGCTCGAGAGCAGAACTATTTTCTCGGGGGTTTGTCCCATGACTGGGTCAATTACTATGAGCAACGGATCGAGAGTGACCGCTCGTGCCTCAACGAGTGGCACACAATGGATAATCTTGAATCCCGCAGGCCACCGTCTCCGGACAGTGAGCGCAGCAA acccagggagagagaggaaaCTGAGCGTGTTATCAGATCAACTTTGAAAGAGATCATGATGTCCGTTGATCTCGACGAGGTAACCTCAAAGTACATCAGAGGTCGTCTCGAGGAAGACCTCGACATGGATCTCGGAGAATTCAAACCATTCATTGATCAAGAAATGCTAACTATATTGGGGCAGATGGATGCGCCAACCGAGATATTCGAGCACGTTTACCTCGGCAGCGAATGGAATGCCAGCAATTTAGAAGAGCTGCAAAAAAATGG agTGAGGCACATCTTGAACGTTACAAGAGaaatcgacaattttttcccaGGGATGTTCAATTACTTGAATGTCCGCGTTTACGATGATGAAAAAACGGATTTGCTCAAACATTGGGATGACACGTTTAAATATATAACGAAGGCGAAGAAGGAGGGTTCAAAAGTGCTGGTTCATTGTAAAATGGGAGTTTCCAGGTCGGCTTCGGTTGTGATTGCCTACGCTATGAAGGCCTACAACTGGGACTACTCGCAAGCCCTGAAACACGTAAAAGATAAACGAAGCTGCATAAAGCCAAACAGTAGTTTCGTATCGCAACTCGAAACGTATCAGGGCATTTTAGATGCCATGAAGAACAAGGAGAAATTACAAAGGTCCAAATCTGACACGAATTTAAAGTCACCGACGATGGTCAAAGACCAAGttaagaaggaagaaaaagttgACAGTGTTGATACCGATAATCTACTCCAAGCACCTGGTACCGAATTAAAACGTAACGGTCAGAGACCGAAAAGCTGGTCACCGGATGCAGAAGTTTCGGAAAATATGCTCCCTGCCG TGTCTTTATCGCAGTCGCTTGAGAGGCTGGATAATACCGGTAGTTCGGAAATAACGCGAGAGGATTTGCTGCGCGGTACGAATACGAGTAAAAGCGCGGAAGACCAGGAGGCGAGGAACGTCCTTATGCCGTGCGACAACGGCCAATCGTACAGTGtttcacaaaataaaataGTTCACCTACCTGGGCCAGACACACCGAGTGTTAAGCACAGAGTAAACGAGCTGGAAACTCAAGGACAGAGGAGAAAAGGACTGGTTTTGAACCTGACGAACCAGTTCGAGGCAGCAACCAGCAAACCTTCATCCCCTGGTTCGGATTCCGACGTTAAACCACTTTCTCAAAGCCCGCCTCCACCCTCTTGCGTCGGCGAGGCGAATGAAAAGCAAGAAAACCCGGATACCGAAGAAGCGTGGGACCCGAGTGATAAGCAGAGTGATAAGGAGAGCCTAGTCTCGACACAAACGACTCATCCAACTGGAACAACACCGTCTGCAATTAACAATAGTGAATGTCTAGTCTGGACTGCATCGGCAGAATATAAAACTAACACCGATTCGAACAGGGATACTAGTTCTAACGGGGTAGTGACTATTAGTGAGAGTGAGTGTATTGCCGGCCAACCAACGGCCGTTTATCCAAATTTAATCAGTCGACGGTCAAGGAAGGACGGAGACCCGTTCAGCACGCAACTGGACAGGGTATTCGACAGGGAAGAAAGGCGGGGCGAACCGGCGAGGGATTCACCGAGTCGTCAGAGCTCCTGGAGCAGTTACGACAGTGCGGTCATAATGGACAACAATTCGGTACACAGTTCGTGGGCCACGTTGCCATCGAGAAACAGTTCGTGGGGGTCTTACGACATGCGACCTTCCGACCCGCTCGGATCTAGTGGTTTGTTTCCTTACGACAAGGAGGAAATACCGTGGCATCCTGGTACGGTCAAGAGAACGAAACAAAAACTTGAGGAAAGCACGAGCACCGTGAACAAAAGAGTCTGTACACAGGATTCGGACCCTGACGATAAGTCGGAGCGGCTCACGGCGGGTGATGAGGACGCTCCCGTCGAGGCCTACAACCCCGTTCTTCTTCATTATACAGCCTCGCCAACTCCCAGGCGGAGGGACTCGCCTCCCACGCATGAATCTAGTCCGAAAATTGGAACTGTCAGGGAGTCAGCAAGCTCTGCTGGAGGGATAGACATTAAACCTGGAGTGACGAGCGTTAGAGCGCTGGGAAGATTGTCGACAAGCGCACCAGCTCCCTCGTCATTGTCCTCGGAATCGGACCTGCCCTCGCCGCTGAGATCATGCAGGTCTGAGAGCGAAACAAACTCACCGTGCGTTGTGAACACTTCGCAATGTCCCTCGGTGATGCATCACAAAATGGTTTTGGAAAGTTTGAGCAACAAATCAATGTTCAATAAGCGGTGTCTCTCCGTCGACGACTCACCCGAGTTCGAATGCCCCAGGAGTAGTTCCGGCATAGTGAAGAATCTTAAAAAAGAATTCGAGGCCAAGTCAACGAAGCCTGAAAAGAGCCCTGAGAATAACGAGCCTGTTGAAGTATTGCCTAATACTCGGCAAAAAAAGGATAACAAGATAAGGAGCTTGCCGTCGTCTCCCGTCATCGCTCATAACGATTCGAAGATCCGATGCGCGTCGGTAAACGGTTCTAAGGACAAGGACAAGGACGCGAAGAAGCAGGATGTCGAATCACCACAGCCGGAAACTGCCGAGGATTTATCCGTGAAAGTCCTGGTCGGAAAATACGAATTTGCCAAGCCAGAACCACGAAGAACCTCGGAGATACAACTAAGAGTTCACAAAGATAAGGATAAGGATAAGGATAAAGATGCAATGGAAGTTCACCCACCAGCCAAGTCTAGAATAGCTCCGGAATTGTCGAGGAGATCCGCGCCCATAATGATAAATCATTCGCCTCTATTTCCCGAGGCGCCAGAAGCGCCGGGAAGGCCTCCATCGGTTCCGTCACCCAGCGTCGTTGTCGCAAGCGTCGTTGCAAAGGCAGCAAGCAAAAAGCAGCAGCAACACGGCAGATCACATCCTTTGGCTATGCTCCGAGTTAGACCCAGGCACAGCAGTCCGGTTTACAACACTATGTAA
- the ssh gene encoding protein phosphatase Slingshot isoform X5 has product MVFENIVMRNPGFLFEDARHGYIQYISLSECYFAGKGAALVLPPNERARPSRRVSSAGCDIQQHLQSMFYLLRPEETLKMAVKLESVHPGRTRYLVVVSCTGRQDAEESCLLGIDCHARATVGLVLRVLADTAITLDGDGGFSVSVCGCQHIFKPVSVQAMWSALQTLHKVSSKAREQNYFLGGLSHDWVNYYEQRIESDRSCLNEWHTMDNLESRRPPSPDSERSKPREREETERVIRSTLKEIMMSVDLDEVTSKYIRGRLEEDLDMDLGEFKPFIDQEMLTILGQMDAPTEIFEHVYLGSEWNASNLEELQKNGVRHILNVTREIDNFFPGMFNYLNVRVYDDEKTDLLKHWDDTFKYITKAKKEGSKVLVHCKMGVSRSASVVIAYAMKAYNWDYSQALKHVKDKRSCIKPNSSFVSQLETYQGILDAMKNKEKLQRSKSDTNLKSPTMVKDQVKKEEKVDSVDTDNLLQAPGTELKRNGQRPKSWSPDAEVSENMLPAVSLSQSLERLDNTGSSEITREDLLRGTNTSKSAEDQEARNVLMPCDNGQSYSVSQNKIVHLPGPDTPSVKHRVNELETQGQRRKGLVLNLTNQFEAATSKPSSPGSDSDVKPLSQSPPPPSCVGEANEKQENPDTEEAWDPSDKQSDKESLVSTQTTHPTGTTPSAINNSECLVWTASAEYKTNTDSNRDTSSNGVVTISESECIAGQPTAVYPNLISRRSRKDGDPFSTQLDRVFDREERRGEPARDSPSRQSSWSSYDSAVIMDNNSVHSSWATLPSRNSSWGSYDMRPSDPLGSSGLFPYDKEEIPWHPGTVKRTKQKLEESTSTVNKRVCTQDSDPDDKSERLTAGDEDAPVEAYNPVLLHYTASPTPRRRDSPPTHESSPKIGTVRESASSAGGIDIKPGVTSVRALGRLSTSAPAPSSLSSESDLPSPLRSCRSESETNSPCVVNTSQCPSVMHHKMVLESLSNKSMFNKRCLSVDDSPEFECPRSSSGIVKNLKKEFEAKSTKPEKSPENNEPVEVLPNTRQKKDNKIRSLPSSPVIAHNDSKIRCASVNGSKDKDKDAKKQDVESPQPETAEDLSVKVLVGKYEFAKPEPRRTSEIQLRVHKDKDKDKDKDAMEVHPPAKSRIAPELSRRSAPIMINHSPLFPEAPEAPGRPPSVPSPSVVVASVVAKAASKKQQQHGRSHPLAMLRVRPRHSSPVYNTM; this is encoded by the exons GCTGTCAAGTTGGAGTCCGTCCATCCTGGAAGGACGCGGTACCTGGTCGTAGTGTCCTGTACAGGCAGACAGGATGCGGAAGAGAGTTGTCTTCTGGGCATAGATTGCCACGCGAGGGCAACAGTTGGCCTCGTTTTAAGAGTGCTGGCCGACACAGCGATCACGTTGGACGGCGATGG GGGCTTCAGCGTCAGCGTTTGCGGTTGTCAGCACATCTTCAAACCAGTATCCGTGCAAGCCATGTG GTCAGCTTTGCAAACGCTTCACAAGGTGTCCAGCAAAGCTCGAGAGCAGAACTATTTTCTCGGGGGTTTGTCCCATGACTGGGTCAATTACTATGAGCAACGGATCGAGAGTGACCGCTCGTGCCTCAACGAGTGGCACACAATGGATAATCTTGAATCCCGCAGGCCACCGTCTCCGGACAGTGAGCGCAGCAA acccagggagagagaggaaaCTGAGCGTGTTATCAGATCAACTTTGAAAGAGATCATGATGTCCGTTGATCTCGACGAGGTAACCTCAAAGTACATCAGAGGTCGTCTCGAGGAAGACCTCGACATGGATCTCGGAGAATTCAAACCATTCATTGATCAAGAAATGCTAACTATATTGGGGCAGATGGATGCGCCAACCGAGATATTCGAGCACGTTTACCTCGGCAGCGAATGGAATGCCAGCAATTTAGAAGAGCTGCAAAAAAATGG agTGAGGCACATCTTGAACGTTACAAGAGaaatcgacaattttttcccaGGGATGTTCAATTACTTGAATGTCCGCGTTTACGATGATGAAAAAACGGATTTGCTCAAACATTGGGATGACACGTTTAAATATATAACGAAGGCGAAGAAGGAGGGTTCAAAAGTGCTGGTTCATTGTAAAATGGGAGTTTCCAGGTCGGCTTCGGTTGTGATTGCCTACGCTATGAAGGCCTACAACTGGGACTACTCGCAAGCCCTGAAACACGTAAAAGATAAACGAAGCTGCATAAAGCCAAACAGTAGTTTCGTATCGCAACTCGAAACGTATCAGGGCATTTTAGATGCCATGAAGAACAAGGAGAAATTACAAAGGTCCAAATCTGACACGAATTTAAAGTCACCGACGATGGTCAAAGACCAAGttaagaaggaagaaaaagttgACAGTGTTGATACCGATAATCTACTCCAAGCACCTGGTACCGAATTAAAACGTAACGGTCAGAGACCGAAAAGCTGGTCACCGGATGCAGAAGTTTCGGAAAATATGCTCCCTGCCG TGTCTTTATCGCAGTCGCTTGAGAGGCTGGATAATACCGGTAGTTCGGAAATAACGCGAGAGGATTTGCTGCGCGGTACGAATACGAGTAAAAGCGCGGAAGACCAGGAGGCGAGGAACGTCCTTATGCCGTGCGACAACGGCCAATCGTACAGTGtttcacaaaataaaataGTTCACCTACCTGGGCCAGACACACCGAGTGTTAAGCACAGAGTAAACGAGCTGGAAACTCAAGGACAGAGGAGAAAAGGACTGGTTTTGAACCTGACGAACCAGTTCGAGGCAGCAACCAGCAAACCTTCATCCCCTGGTTCGGATTCCGACGTTAAACCACTTTCTCAAAGCCCGCCTCCACCCTCTTGCGTCGGCGAGGCGAATGAAAAGCAAGAAAACCCGGATACCGAAGAAGCGTGGGACCCGAGTGATAAGCAGAGTGATAAGGAGAGCCTAGTCTCGACACAAACGACTCATCCAACTGGAACAACACCGTCTGCAATTAACAATAGTGAATGTCTAGTCTGGACTGCATCGGCAGAATATAAAACTAACACCGATTCGAACAGGGATACTAGTTCTAACGGGGTAGTGACTATTAGTGAGAGTGAGTGTATTGCCGGCCAACCAACGGCCGTTTATCCAAATTTAATCAGTCGACGGTCAAGGAAGGACGGAGACCCGTTCAGCACGCAACTGGACAGGGTATTCGACAGGGAAGAAAGGCGGGGCGAACCGGCGAGGGATTCACCGAGTCGTCAGAGCTCCTGGAGCAGTTACGACAGTGCGGTCATAATGGACAACAATTCGGTACACAGTTCGTGGGCCACGTTGCCATCGAGAAACAGTTCGTGGGGGTCTTACGACATGCGACCTTCCGACCCGCTCGGATCTAGTGGTTTGTTTCCTTACGACAAGGAGGAAATACCGTGGCATCCTGGTACGGTCAAGAGAACGAAACAAAAACTTGAGGAAAGCACGAGCACCGTGAACAAAAGAGTCTGTACACAGGATTCGGACCCTGACGATAAGTCGGAGCGGCTCACGGCGGGTGATGAGGACGCTCCCGTCGAGGCCTACAACCCCGTTCTTCTTCATTATACAGCCTCGCCAACTCCCAGGCGGAGGGACTCGCCTCCCACGCATGAATCTAGTCCGAAAATTGGAACTGTCAGGGAGTCAGCAAGCTCTGCTGGAGGGATAGACATTAAACCTGGAGTGACGAGCGTTAGAGCGCTGGGAAGATTGTCGACAAGCGCACCAGCTCCCTCGTCATTGTCCTCGGAATCGGACCTGCCCTCGCCGCTGAGATCATGCAGGTCTGAGAGCGAAACAAACTCACCGTGCGTTGTGAACACTTCGCAATGTCCCTCGGTGATGCATCACAAAATGGTTTTGGAAAGTTTGAGCAACAAATCAATGTTCAATAAGCGGTGTCTCTCCGTCGACGACTCACCCGAGTTCGAATGCCCCAGGAGTAGTTCCGGCATAGTGAAGAATCTTAAAAAAGAATTCGAGGCCAAGTCAACGAAGCCTGAAAAGAGCCCTGAGAATAACGAGCCTGTTGAAGTATTGCCTAATACTCGGCAAAAAAAGGATAACAAGATAAGGAGCTTGCCGTCGTCTCCCGTCATCGCTCATAACGATTCGAAGATCCGATGCGCGTCGGTAAACGGTTCTAAGGACAAGGACAAGGACGCGAAGAAGCAGGATGTCGAATCACCACAGCCGGAAACTGCCGAGGATTTATCCGTGAAAGTCCTGGTCGGAAAATACGAATTTGCCAAGCCAGAACCACGAAGAACCTCGGAGATACAACTAAGAGTTCACAAAGATAAGGATAAGGATAAGGATAAAGATGCAATGGAAGTTCACCCACCAGCCAAGTCTAGAATAGCTCCGGAATTGTCGAGGAGATCCGCGCCCATAATGATAAATCATTCGCCTCTATTTCCCGAGGCGCCAGAAGCGCCGGGAAGGCCTCCATCGGTTCCGTCACCCAGCGTCGTTGTCGCAAGCGTCGTTGCAAAGGCAGCAAGCAAAAAGCAGCAGCAACACGGCAGATCACATCCTTTGGCTATGCTCCGAGTTAGACCCAGGCACAGCAGTCCGGTTTACAACACTATGTAA